A genomic stretch from Puniceicoccus vermicola includes:
- a CDS encoding N-acetylmuramoyl-L-alanine amidase: MKPGPGKFPGVTALFLLILFWVPVAEAANSEYIGLDDIADDLGLRVEWTERDRAVQLKGEWVTLDFKAASRIVSLNGIKVFLGDPALLNRGKIYISREDWRYSLQPILMPRIFPNPPGYRRVVIDAGHGDHDPGGQNRSLGLDEKDMALAVGRLIGERLKEEGFEVFYTRTDDTFIPLPNRPAIANGAKADIFLSIHFNAAGSSVRGVETYAYTLQGDPSSSRSNVESADRARYPGNANDPWNALLGYYLQSEVASATGVPDRGLKRARFAVLEDLKSPGVLLELGFITNQRTGRLLQTQGYRERLADAVVRGVRRYRQTLVRLHQAER; this comes from the coding sequence ATGAAACCCGGCCCGGGAAAGTTCCCCGGGGTAACTGCGCTGTTCCTCCTGATTCTTTTCTGGGTTCCGGTCGCAGAAGCCGCTAACTCCGAGTACATCGGTCTTGACGATATCGCCGATGACCTTGGTCTCAGAGTCGAATGGACCGAGAGGGATCGAGCGGTTCAGTTAAAAGGGGAATGGGTCACCTTGGATTTCAAGGCGGCTTCCCGGATTGTATCCCTGAACGGGATCAAAGTCTTTCTCGGAGATCCAGCCTTGCTCAATCGAGGCAAGATTTACATCTCCCGCGAGGATTGGCGGTATTCGCTCCAGCCCATCCTCATGCCGCGGATCTTTCCGAATCCACCGGGTTATCGCCGGGTCGTGATCGATGCGGGGCACGGGGACCATGATCCGGGTGGGCAGAACCGTTCGCTAGGATTGGATGAAAAAGATATGGCTCTCGCCGTCGGACGCTTGATCGGCGAGCGATTGAAGGAAGAGGGCTTTGAGGTGTTTTACACCCGGACCGACGATACCTTTATTCCGTTGCCGAACCGTCCTGCGATTGCGAATGGAGCGAAGGCAGATATTTTTCTAAGCATTCATTTTAATGCCGCGGGTTCGAGTGTGAGGGGAGTCGAAACGTACGCATACACGCTTCAAGGAGATCCGTCCTCTTCGCGTTCGAATGTCGAATCAGCCGATAGGGCGCGTTACCCCGGAAATGCGAATGATCCTTGGAACGCATTGCTCGGATACTATTTGCAAAGTGAAGTGGCCTCGGCGACCGGAGTTCCGGATCGGGGTTTGAAGCGGGCTCGTTTTGCGGTTCTAGAAGATTTGAAATCGCCGGGAGTCCTCCTGGAGCTGGGCTTCATCACGAATCAACGCACCGGACGCCTTCTGCAGACCCAAGGTTATCGAGAGCGTTTAGCGGACGCCGTCGTTCGCGGAGTAAGACGCTACCGGCAGACGTTGGTTCGTTTGCACCAAGCGGAGCGCTGA
- a CDS encoding sulfatase encodes MSKSPNILYILIDDLGWKDLSCYGSEFYETPNLDRLAGKGMRFTDAYAACPVCSPTRASIMSGKYPARLGLTNYIHVGNPGQRDRARLIDAPYIPYLDTKETSLASALQENGYSTWHVGKWHMGEKEFWPDRHGFEVNIGGCDHGHPKNGYFSPWKIPNLEEGPEGEYLTDRLTDEAIRLVEGKDDRPFFLNLWYYTVHTPIQGKPELVAKYERKARALGLHKKKTFEEGEIHPKSESVNNRIRRRLIQSDPEYAAMVECMDTNIGRLLQAIEAKGEADNTIVVFTSDNGGLATAEGSPTSNAPLNEGKGWMYEGGTREPLIIHWPGVTENNSFCREPVTSPDFYPTVLEMAGIEAMPDQHCDGESLVPLLKGGNSLDREAIYWHYPHYGNQGGTPGSSVRAGDWKLIEFYEDGRRELYNLREDIGETKDLSGSRPEVTERLHGLLKNWRAEMEALEPEVNPDWKW; translated from the coding sequence ATGAGCAAATCCCCAAACATTCTCTACATCCTCATTGATGACCTCGGCTGGAAGGATCTCTCCTGCTATGGAAGCGAGTTTTACGAAACTCCTAACCTTGACCGCCTGGCTGGAAAAGGAATGCGGTTCACCGATGCCTATGCGGCTTGTCCGGTTTGTTCGCCGACTCGGGCGAGCATCATGAGCGGGAAATATCCGGCCCGTCTTGGACTGACCAATTACATCCACGTAGGAAATCCGGGACAGCGGGATCGCGCCCGATTGATCGACGCTCCCTACATTCCCTATCTGGATACGAAGGAAACAAGCTTGGCGTCGGCCTTACAGGAAAACGGTTATTCCACCTGGCACGTTGGAAAATGGCACATGGGGGAAAAGGAATTCTGGCCGGATCGCCATGGGTTCGAAGTCAATATTGGTGGGTGTGATCACGGGCATCCGAAAAACGGCTATTTCAGCCCCTGGAAAATTCCCAATTTGGAGGAAGGCCCAGAGGGGGAATATCTAACGGATCGGCTCACCGATGAGGCCATCCGCCTCGTTGAAGGCAAGGACGACCGGCCCTTCTTCCTCAACCTCTGGTACTACACCGTTCACACTCCGATTCAGGGGAAGCCGGAATTGGTCGCTAAATACGAACGGAAGGCCCGAGCTCTGGGGCTCCACAAGAAAAAGACTTTCGAAGAAGGGGAAATCCACCCGAAGAGCGAATCCGTGAACAATCGAATTCGGCGCCGTCTGATCCAGTCCGATCCCGAGTACGCGGCCATGGTTGAATGCATGGACACGAATATTGGACGACTCCTTCAGGCAATTGAGGCCAAAGGGGAGGCGGACAATACCATCGTCGTTTTCACCTCCGACAACGGAGGACTGGCGACGGCAGAAGGCTCGCCGACCAGTAACGCTCCTCTCAACGAAGGAAAGGGGTGGATGTATGAAGGTGGCACCCGTGAGCCGCTCATCATTCATTGGCCGGGCGTGACCGAGAACAATTCCTTTTGCCGGGAGCCCGTGACCAGTCCGGATTTCTATCCCACGGTTCTCGAAATGGCCGGAATCGAGGCCATGCCAGATCAGCACTGCGATGGCGAAAGTCTCGTTCCGTTGTTGAAAGGAGGAAACTCCCTCGATCGGGAAGCGATCTACTGGCACTACCCCCATTATGGCAACCAAGGCGGCACCCCAGGCAGTTCCGTTCGCGCCGGAGACTGGAAACTCATCGAGTTTTATGAAGATGGTCGCCGCGAGCTCTACAATCTTCGCGAAGATATTGGGGAGACGAAGGATCTCTCCGGGAGCCGACCTGAAGTCACCGAGCGCCTGCACGGGTTATTGAAAAACTGGCGGGCCGAAATGGAAGCCCTGGAGCCAGAGGTGAATCCGGATTGGAAGTGGTAG
- a CDS encoding FCD domain-containing protein, which yields MFKRLEQRILSWKYLPGHHLKEDEICTEFNVSRIPVREALGRLSQIHLVERKPNMGCTVKRWTVDELTEFYELRLALESYVVETLAREGPPEGAFDSLQEAWRKHRDFPEECVVSGLDWSRRDEKFHIGICEVLGNQQILSTLQDINARLRFLRVKDINSPERIRISSNQHLAILKAILSGDAETAKRTLRKNIYTGKSNVESSLRDILIEAYSM from the coding sequence GTGTTTAAACGCTTGGAGCAGCGAATTTTATCTTGGAAATATCTGCCCGGCCACCACTTGAAAGAGGATGAGATTTGCACGGAGTTCAATGTGAGTCGCATCCCCGTACGGGAAGCATTGGGTCGTCTCAGTCAGATCCACTTGGTCGAACGCAAGCCCAACATGGGCTGCACCGTCAAACGCTGGACCGTCGACGAGCTGACCGAATTCTATGAACTCCGGCTCGCCCTGGAAAGCTACGTGGTCGAGACCTTGGCCCGCGAGGGTCCTCCGGAAGGCGCCTTTGATTCCCTCCAGGAAGCGTGGAGAAAACACCGAGACTTCCCCGAGGAATGCGTGGTATCCGGTCTGGATTGGAGCCGCCGCGACGAAAAGTTTCACATCGGGATCTGCGAGGTGCTCGGTAATCAGCAAATTCTCTCTACCCTTCAGGATATCAATGCCCGACTCCGTTTTCTGCGGGTCAAAGACATCAACTCTCCTGAACGCATCCGAATCAGCAGCAACCAGCATCTCGCCATTCTCAAAGCCATTCTTTCCGGGGACGCCGAGACCGCCAAGCGCACCCTGCGAAAAAATATCTATACCGGAAAATCGAACGTAGAGTCGTCCCTGCGGGATATTCTCATCGAAGCGTATTCGATGTAG
- the infC gene encoding translation initiation factor IF-3: MGRVPSSSRHRRSYQSGPRRNERIRVPEIRVVGPEGTMIGVMQTKKALDLAKSVGLDLVEVAPNSRPPVCRILDFGKYMYEQSKKQKESKSTSQKLKEVKFRVKIDTHDYITKIRRAEDFLDKGNKLKLTLMFRGREMEHTDLGFETIKRAIKDLESMATADNDPRLAGRNISVTLSPLPSSRRKKKFDDEQAPEE, translated from the coding sequence ATGGGTAGGGTTCCATCTTCCAGTCGGCATCGGCGCTCTTATCAGAGTGGGCCGAGGCGTAACGAAAGAATCCGCGTTCCCGAGATCCGGGTAGTTGGTCCGGAGGGCACCATGATTGGTGTCATGCAGACCAAGAAGGCTCTCGACCTCGCGAAAAGCGTGGGTCTCGATTTAGTCGAGGTCGCTCCCAACTCCAGGCCTCCGGTCTGCCGTATTCTCGATTTCGGGAAATACATGTACGAGCAGAGTAAGAAGCAGAAGGAGTCGAAGAGCACTTCGCAGAAGCTCAAGGAAGTGAAGTTCCGGGTGAAAATCGATACCCATGACTACATCACGAAGATTCGCCGAGCAGAGGACTTCCTCGACAAGGGCAATAAGCTGAAGCTTACGCTCATGTTCCGCGGTCGTGAAATGGAACACACGGATCTTGGATTCGAAACCATCAAGCGAGCGATCAAGGATCTGGAATCCATGGCTACGGCTGACAACGATCCACGTCTCGCAGGTCGGAACATTTCCGTGACTCTGTCTCCGTTGCCTTCGAGTCGACGGAAGAAGAAGTTCGACGACGAACAAGCTCCCGAGGAATGA
- the lpdA gene encoding dihydrolipoyl dehydrogenase, producing the protein MSDSSFDLIVLGAGPGGYVCALRAAQLGFKVALVDKRATLGGTCLNVGCIPSKALLHSTEILSAARDHGKKHGITGNIEVDLEALMKNKDSVVKKLVGGVGQLVKARKIQFFQGLGSFVSSDTVAIEGEEKTEIKGKNIVIATGSKTVELPFLPFDGEKIISSDEGIALKEIPENLVVVGGGAIGLELGTVWQRLGSKVDVVEFLPKIAPNYDEEVSKLAERILKKQGLTFHKSTKVTGSHEGKKGKIVLEAEGSKGKVEFEADKVLVSVGRAPVTEGLKLEAAGVKTDDRGRIEVDDHFSTGVDGVYAIGDVIKGPMLAHKAEEEGVALAENLAGKAGHVNYGVIPAVIYTDPEIASAGITAEQAKEQGLSIKTGKFPLTANGRAMATDATDGVVIVHADAKTDKVLGIQIVARNASELIAAAVTHMEYGGSAEDIARTVHAHPTLSEALKEAAMAVDGRAIHSM; encoded by the coding sequence ATGTCCGACTCCTCTTTCGATCTCATTGTTTTGGGTGCTGGTCCTGGTGGGTATGTCTGCGCGTTGCGGGCGGCTCAGCTAGGATTCAAAGTGGCCTTGGTAGATAAGCGCGCCACTCTTGGAGGCACCTGCCTCAATGTCGGGTGTATCCCGAGTAAGGCTTTGCTGCACTCGACGGAGATCCTCTCCGCTGCGCGTGACCACGGGAAAAAACACGGGATTACCGGAAACATCGAAGTCGATCTTGAGGCTTTGATGAAGAACAAGGATTCAGTGGTGAAAAAGCTGGTCGGCGGCGTAGGGCAGCTGGTCAAAGCCCGGAAGATTCAGTTTTTCCAAGGACTGGGTTCATTTGTCTCGTCGGACACTGTTGCGATCGAGGGTGAAGAGAAAACGGAGATCAAGGGGAAGAACATCGTCATTGCCACTGGCTCGAAGACCGTGGAGTTGCCTTTCCTGCCGTTTGACGGAGAGAAGATTATCAGCAGCGACGAGGGAATCGCGCTGAAGGAGATTCCTGAAAACCTCGTTGTCGTCGGAGGCGGAGCCATCGGGTTGGAGCTCGGGACCGTCTGGCAACGGCTTGGGTCGAAAGTCGATGTGGTCGAGTTTCTGCCGAAAATTGCTCCGAACTATGACGAGGAAGTCAGTAAGCTCGCGGAGCGAATTTTGAAAAAGCAGGGCCTGACCTTCCATAAATCCACGAAGGTGACCGGTTCCCACGAAGGGAAGAAAGGGAAGATCGTTCTCGAAGCCGAAGGGTCGAAAGGGAAGGTCGAGTTTGAAGCGGACAAGGTTCTGGTCTCGGTGGGACGGGCGCCGGTGACCGAGGGGCTAAAGCTCGAAGCTGCCGGGGTGAAGACCGACGATCGGGGACGCATCGAAGTCGACGATCATTTCTCCACCGGAGTGGATGGAGTCTACGCCATCGGGGATGTCATCAAAGGGCCGATGCTCGCCCACAAGGCCGAAGAAGAGGGAGTCGCACTTGCCGAGAATTTAGCGGGAAAGGCCGGACATGTGAATTACGGGGTGATTCCTGCCGTGATCTATACGGATCCAGAAATTGCCTCCGCCGGGATCACGGCGGAACAGGCGAAAGAGCAGGGCCTTTCGATCAAGACTGGCAAATTCCCGCTGACCGCGAATGGTCGGGCGATGGCTACGGATGCAACCGATGGTGTCGTCATCGTCCATGCGGACGCGAAGACTGATAAGGTTTTGGGAATTCAGATCGTCGCCCGTAATGCTTCGGAACTGATCGCGGCCGCCGTGACCCATATGGAATACGGCGGGAGCGCAGAAGACATCGCCCGCACGGTTCACGCTCACCCCACATTGTCCGAAGCCCTCAAAGAGGCGGCGATGGCTGTCGACGGGCGGGCCATTCACTCCATGTGA
- a CDS encoding glycoside hydrolase family 18 protein, whose translation MGRFSGRRPLAMVVGLFFVFGVVAAVEEAEPVVTAYVPSWGMKSEAERGVVEENLTHVIYAFVYPEFDRESGSVRLVTDFPGNGLNAGESSAVFEEFLGLGGDDSRLLQMISIGGWGLSENFSDIASSRKSRRAFARAVVEFVRDHELDGVDLDWEFPVFGGAENQVHRPEDRANFVKLCEEIRRTWKAQSGASRPLILTVAVPGYYRALSTRYEIKSLAQVVDWFHVMAYDYAGSWSQSTAHFSPLYGDDSPVHQQLSVAGGVAALERLGAPRDQIVLGLGLAGIRFEEVFPRKGEWIGVAFVSMNEKVREEGWNDSRSLNPTVAFPTSSEGNWVERWDEESKATFWILPETKSLVSGESVRSAEEKAKFVQANQLRGMMFWSLDKDSADLSLIGTASRILGVAQSEESAKTSPPESVTNASPKPKPVSEGSETEKVSFDQLLREVGSFGKPRTSENVEAKKTDEAAPVEPEVSESEEPPLLEPVDLEKAESETSVPSSAQRTNWRTR comes from the coding sequence ATGGGCCGGTTTTCCGGTCGTCGCCCGCTAGCGATGGTGGTGGGTCTGTTTTTTGTTTTTGGAGTTGTCGCGGCCGTTGAAGAGGCCGAGCCCGTGGTCACCGCTTACGTTCCCTCGTGGGGAATGAAGTCGGAGGCGGAACGCGGGGTGGTGGAGGAAAACCTTACCCACGTCATCTACGCCTTTGTCTACCCGGAGTTCGATCGCGAATCGGGATCGGTGCGGCTGGTAACAGATTTTCCCGGCAACGGGCTGAATGCTGGAGAGTCTTCGGCGGTTTTTGAAGAGTTCTTGGGACTCGGCGGGGACGACTCTCGTTTGCTCCAAATGATTTCCATCGGCGGATGGGGATTGTCGGAAAACTTTTCGGATATTGCCTCTTCGCGCAAGAGCCGCCGCGCTTTTGCGCGGGCGGTGGTCGAGTTCGTTCGAGATCATGAGTTGGATGGAGTCGACTTGGATTGGGAGTTTCCCGTTTTCGGGGGAGCGGAGAATCAGGTTCATCGTCCCGAAGACCGGGCCAATTTCGTGAAGCTCTGCGAGGAGATTCGGCGAACCTGGAAAGCTCAGAGCGGTGCGTCGCGGCCCTTGATCTTAACCGTCGCGGTGCCTGGGTACTACCGGGCTCTCTCGACGCGGTACGAGATCAAGTCATTGGCGCAGGTCGTGGATTGGTTTCATGTCATGGCCTATGACTACGCGGGATCCTGGTCGCAATCGACGGCTCATTTTTCCCCGCTCTACGGGGACGATTCTCCGGTTCATCAACAGCTAAGCGTTGCAGGGGGTGTGGCCGCACTGGAGAGGCTCGGCGCCCCTCGAGATCAGATTGTCCTGGGATTGGGATTGGCGGGGATCCGATTCGAAGAAGTCTTTCCGCGGAAGGGGGAGTGGATCGGTGTCGCCTTTGTCTCCATGAACGAAAAGGTTCGGGAAGAGGGCTGGAATGATTCCCGAAGTCTTAACCCTACGGTGGCTTTTCCGACCAGCAGTGAAGGGAACTGGGTCGAGAGGTGGGATGAGGAATCCAAGGCGACTTTTTGGATTTTGCCCGAAACGAAAAGTTTGGTCAGCGGGGAGTCTGTCCGCTCGGCTGAGGAAAAGGCGAAATTCGTTCAGGCCAATCAATTGCGGGGGATGATGTTTTGGTCACTGGATAAGGATAGTGCGGATTTGAGTCTGATCGGTACCGCGAGCCGAATCCTTGGTGTGGCTCAGAGCGAGGAATCTGCGAAAACCAGCCCGCCTGAATCGGTCACGAACGCTTCGCCGAAACCCAAGCCCGTCTCCGAAGGTTCAGAAACGGAGAAGGTCTCTTTCGACCAGCTTCTACGAGAAGTGGGGAGCTTCGGTAAACCTAGAACCTCGGAGAATGTGGAGGCGAAAAAGACCGATGAAGCTGCCCCCGTTGAACCGGAAGTCTCGGAGTCCGAGGAGCCGCCATTGCTGGAACCAGTGGATTTGGAGAAAGCCGAGTCCGAAACGTCTGTCCCGTCTTCGGCTCAACGAACGAACTGGCGCACGCGATAA
- a CDS encoding serine hydrolase domain-containing protein, with translation MRFSLFLISILAPFTHPTKASERDFSHFQEDLESFREENGLTSMVVGVWRQGEPAFREAFGTSMPGTPADLSMKFRAGGTCLTSVTAVLLKTVESGKVSLDDTIEKWMPDLPKSDEVTLRMLANCTAGYGDYVPNEEFISVFEENPFRFFTPEELIDYGLDGGMSYEPGTDWAYSHTTFVILGMILEKIHGKPVPQLLEEMVFTPLELSDTVYTPGPALEAPILHAYTTERGPFEDSTFWNPSWTSYSGSIASTVDDVAGIFRSIGAAELISPESLAEMIAPTTVGLGRNTKERYYGMGLGVMGDWIMQNPNFGGYRGIILYNMKTDVTVVAFVTLGSQTDPNTHYGMKLMPLLMQQ, from the coding sequence ATGAGATTTTCCCTCTTCCTTATCTCGATCCTCGCCCCATTCACCCATCCCACAAAAGCATCCGAGCGGGATTTCAGCCATTTTCAGGAAGACCTGGAATCCTTCCGCGAAGAGAATGGCCTAACCTCCATGGTCGTCGGCGTCTGGCGCCAAGGGGAACCCGCCTTTCGGGAAGCCTTCGGCACCTCAATGCCGGGAACCCCCGCAGACCTATCGATGAAATTCCGCGCTGGGGGCACGTGCCTGACGTCGGTCACCGCAGTCCTTCTCAAGACCGTCGAGTCCGGCAAAGTTTCTCTCGACGACACCATCGAGAAATGGATGCCCGATCTCCCGAAGTCTGATGAAGTCACTCTACGGATGCTAGCCAACTGCACGGCTGGCTACGGAGATTACGTGCCCAACGAGGAGTTTATCTCCGTTTTTGAGGAAAATCCGTTTCGATTTTTCACACCGGAAGAGTTGATCGACTACGGTCTCGACGGAGGCATGAGCTACGAACCCGGGACCGACTGGGCCTACTCCCACACTACGTTTGTAATCCTGGGCATGATTCTGGAAAAGATTCACGGCAAACCCGTGCCCCAATTGTTGGAGGAGATGGTCTTTACCCCTCTGGAACTCAGCGACACCGTCTACACTCCCGGACCGGCACTCGAAGCCCCGATCCTTCATGCCTACACTACCGAACGCGGTCCATTTGAAGATTCCACCTTCTGGAACCCCTCCTGGACCTCATACTCTGGATCGATCGCATCGACTGTCGACGACGTTGCTGGAATTTTTCGATCCATCGGAGCTGCCGAACTCATCTCCCCAGAATCCCTCGCGGAAATGATTGCCCCGACGACAGTCGGCCTAGGCAGAAACACCAAGGAGCGCTACTACGGCATGGGATTGGGAGTCATGGGAGACTGGATCATGCAGAACCCTAATTTCGGCGGATACCGAGGCATCATACTCTACAATATGAAGACCGATGTCACCGTCGTTGCTTTCGTAACCTTAGGATCCCAAACGGACCCCAACACCCATTACGGAATGAAGCTGATGCCCCTGCTGATGCAGCAATAA
- a CDS encoding class I fructose-bisphosphate aldolase: protein MNSHIESFLENDPEELLAFDSPKIPKERLALPEPNFVDRYFKESDRSNEVLVNLQRMYNTGYLAGTGYFSIFPVDQGVEHSGGASFAKNPDYFDPRNIVRLAVEGGCNAVASTAGVLGNVAREFAHHIPFILKLNHNELLSYPNQYDQIFFSDVDRAADMGAAAVGATIYFGSEESNRQIEQVAEAFSHAHDLGLFTVLWCYVRNEAFHHKEGNDESSADLTGQANHLGVSMQADLIKQKLATHNGGYGRLEGFGKSDPRMYSELSSDHPIDLCRYQLANCYMGRIGMINSGGASADDDFQQAVRTAIINKRAGGSGLISGRKVFQRPREEGMELLRAIQDVYREDAITVA, encoded by the coding sequence ATGAATTCCCACATTGAGTCCTTTCTCGAAAACGATCCCGAAGAGCTGCTCGCTTTCGATTCTCCGAAGATTCCGAAAGAGCGATTGGCTCTTCCTGAACCGAATTTCGTCGATCGCTATTTTAAGGAGTCGGATCGTTCGAATGAGGTCCTCGTCAACTTACAGCGAATGTACAACACCGGGTATTTGGCTGGGACCGGTTATTTTTCGATTTTCCCGGTCGATCAGGGGGTCGAGCATTCCGGGGGCGCGAGCTTTGCCAAGAATCCGGATTATTTTGATCCACGGAATATCGTCCGCTTGGCAGTGGAGGGCGGCTGTAACGCGGTGGCGTCGACGGCAGGCGTTCTGGGAAATGTGGCCCGCGAATTTGCGCATCACATTCCGTTCATCCTCAAGTTGAACCACAACGAGCTGCTTTCCTATCCGAATCAGTACGATCAAATCTTCTTCTCCGATGTGGATCGGGCGGCTGATATGGGGGCTGCAGCGGTCGGGGCAACCATCTATTTCGGCTCGGAGGAATCGAATCGGCAGATTGAACAGGTGGCCGAAGCTTTCTCGCACGCGCACGATCTCGGTCTATTTACCGTCCTCTGGTGCTACGTTCGCAACGAAGCCTTTCATCACAAGGAAGGCAATGATGAGTCTTCGGCCGACCTGACCGGTCAGGCCAATCATCTGGGCGTAAGCATGCAGGCCGATTTGATCAAACAGAAGCTCGCCACCCACAATGGTGGATACGGGCGCCTCGAAGGCTTTGGGAAATCCGACCCGCGGATGTATTCCGAGCTCTCCTCCGATCATCCGATCGACCTTTGCCGCTATCAATTGGCCAATTGTTATATGGGCCGGATTGGGATGATCAACTCCGGGGGAGCCTCGGCGGATGATGATTTCCAACAAGCCGTCCGCACCGCCATCATCAACAAGCGTGCCGGAGGCAGCGGCTTGATCTCAGGCCGCAAGGTTTTCCAACGCCCCCGGGAAGAGGGGATGGAACTCCTCCGGGCGATCCAAGACGTCTATCGCGAAGACGCGATCACCGTCGCCTGA
- a CDS encoding helix-turn-helix domain-containing protein, whose translation MKMETTQTSDSLLDRALRVLDLVALRARPVGFNELLETSEINRSTLAKILRILCAHGMLQKTEAGYRIGNKPSEYAQAGRAGMDFLGRYRPHLRTLADQFGVTALLLRGNEEDSVCLEKVVSEYAPAMRPLGSVVAESPIHPWTVVRLQKSADLAEEKGLVSSLLRAAKKWPDTAESFSEEVASDMVCLHGVGISDDFGSFFPHVRRIAVRTTVSPPEGGIGVLVTGFFPKAPMDVRSLMDAMRRAAE comes from the coding sequence ATGAAAATGGAAACTACGCAAACCTCCGATTCCCTTCTTGATCGCGCTTTGCGCGTCCTGGACTTAGTGGCTCTTCGGGCCCGTCCCGTGGGTTTCAATGAGCTGCTCGAAACTTCCGAAATCAACCGTTCGACCTTGGCCAAGATCCTTCGGATCCTTTGCGCTCACGGGATGCTGCAAAAAACCGAAGCGGGCTACCGGATTGGCAATAAACCTTCGGAATACGCACAGGCGGGGAGGGCTGGAATGGATTTTCTCGGGAGATATCGTCCGCATCTGCGCACTCTGGCGGATCAGTTTGGGGTGACCGCGTTGTTGTTGCGGGGAAATGAAGAGGACTCCGTCTGCTTGGAAAAGGTGGTCTCGGAATACGCTCCCGCCATGCGGCCTTTGGGCTCGGTGGTGGCGGAGTCTCCGATCCATCCTTGGACGGTCGTTCGATTGCAGAAATCGGCCGACCTTGCAGAAGAAAAAGGCCTTGTGAGCAGCCTTCTCCGCGCGGCGAAAAAATGGCCAGACACCGCGGAATCGTTCTCAGAGGAAGTGGCCAGCGACATGGTTTGTCTTCATGGCGTCGGGATCTCGGATGATTTTGGCAGCTTTTTTCCACACGTCCGCCGGATCGCGGTGCGGACTACCGTGAGCCCACCGGAGGGAGGAATTGGAGTCCTCGTCACTGGATTTTTTCCCAAGGCGCCGATGGATGTCCGGTCGCTGATGGATGCGATGCGTCGTGCAGCTGAATAA